Genomic segment of Chloroflexota bacterium:
GAAGGCCGAGTTCGAGAATCGAGGCTGGCGCACGGTGGTCGGGTTTCAGACGCGCAATCCGGTCCACCGCGCGCACGAATACATCCAAAAGGCGGCCCTTGAGACCGTGGACGGGCTGCTGCTCCACCCGCTGGTCGGCGAAACCAAGGGCGACGACGTACCCGCGGACGTGCGCATGCGTTGCTATCACGTGCTGCTCGAGAAGTACTACCCTCTCGATCGCACCATCCTGGCCGTGTTGCCGGCGGCCATGCGCTATGCGGGTCCGCGCGAGGCGATATTTCACGCGCTCATGCGCCGCAACTACGGCTGCACCCACTTCATCGTGGGGCGCGACCACGCCGGCGTCGGCAACTACTACGGCAGCTACGATGCACAGCACATCTTCGCGGAGTTCGATTCCAACGAGCTTGGCATCACGCCGCTGTTCTTCGAGCACGCCTTCTGGTGCCGCGCGTGCAACGGCATGGCCACCACCAAGACGTGTCCCCACGAGCCGTCCACGCGCACCTTCCTCAGCGGCACCGCCGTGCGGGACATGCTGCGGGCGAATCAAGCGCTGCCCGTCGAGTTCACCCGCCCCGAGGTGGCGCATGAGCTGGTGGCGGCCTACCGGCGCGACTAGCGCAGCGCCGTGAGTGGCGCGGCGCCCTCGGTGCTGCGCGTGGCCACGCGCGGGACGCCGTTGGCGCGCGCCCAAACCAGCCTGGTTGTCGCCGCGCTGCAGCGCGTCCATCCGCGGGTGCAGTGCGAGACGGTGGTCGTGCGCACGGCCGGCGATGCCGACACCGCGCGGCCCATCGCCGACCTTGGCGAGCGCGGCGTGTTCACCAAGGCGCTGCAGGACGCCCTGCTCGAAGGCCGGGCGGACGTTGCGGTGCATAGCTACAAGGACCTGCCCACCGAGCCGGTGCCCGGGCTTACGATCGCCGCCGTGCCGACGCGCGGCGACCCGCGAGAAGCGCTGGTGGCCGGGTCCGCGCGCTCGCTGACCGACCTCGAGCCCGGCGGGACCCTCGGCACCGGCAGCCCCCGGAGGCGCGCGCAGGCGCTGCGCCAGCGTCCTGACTTGAACATCGTGCCCCTGCGCGGCAGCGTGGGAACGCGCGTGGCCGCTCAGCGGGAGGGACGCATTCACGCAACGATCATGGCCGTCGCCGGCTTGCAGCGCGCCGGGCTGGACGCGGCGATCTCCGTCGTGCTCGAGTCCCCGGACTTTCTGCCGGCCCCCGCCCAGGCCGCGTTGGCCGTGGAGGCGCGGACCGACCGTCCCGAAATCCTCGCGCTCGTTGCCGCGATAGACGACGCCGCGGCACGCGCCGCCACCACCGCCGAGCGCGCGTTCCTGCACGACCTTCAGGGCGGCTGCTCGTTGCCGGCGGCGGCCCTTGCCACCGTGAATGGCGACGAATTGGTGCTCGATACCGCCGTCTACGTCGAGGATGGCTGGGCCGTGCGCACCCACCGGCGAGGTCCCGCCGCCGAGGCGGCCGCGCTGGGCCGCGAGGCAGCAGCCGAGACCGTGGCCCGAGGCGTGACGTGACGGCGCAGCCCGGCACCGTGCACCTCGTGGGCGCCGGCCCCGGCGATCCAGGGCTCATCACCGTGCGCGGCCGGCGGATCCTCGAAAGCGCCGACGTGGTGGTGTTTGATCGCCTCGTGGCTCCGGAACTGCTCGAAACCGCCAGGCCGGACGCGATGCGCGTATCCGCCGGCAAGGCTCCCGGAGGCCGCGGGCCGTCGCAGGCCCGGATTAATGCGCAGATCATCGAGCATGCAAGGGCCGGGCGGTCCGTCTGCCGGCTCAAGGGCGGCGATCCGTTCATATTTGGACGCGGCGCCGAGGAGATCGCGGACGTGGCGGCTGCTGGGATCCCCTGGGATGTCGTGCCGGGCGTGACCTCGGCCGTCGCCGCGCCCGCCGCCGCCGGCATTCCGCTGACCCATCGCGACTGGGCCTCGACCGCGACCCTCGTGACAGGGCATGAGGGCAAAGACAAGGACGGCGCCCCGGTCGACTGGGCCGCGGTCGCCGACGCCAGCGGCACAATCGTCATCCTCATGGGCGTCGCCACCCTGAAAAGCACCTGCGAGCAGCTCATCGCCGCCGGGCGCCCCTCGTCGGAGCCGGTGGCCGTCATCGAGCGGGCCACCTGGCCCGATCAGCGCATCACGCTCGGCACGTTGGCCGACATTGCCGGCACGGCTGAGCGGATAGGCGTGTCTAACCCGGCGGTGGTCGTCGTGGGAGCCGTGGTTCGGGCGCTGCCAGGCGGCTCGGAATGAGCCGGCAGCCACGCGTCGTGGTGACACGCCCGCAAGACGCCGCCGACGACCTGGTCCTCCGGCTCGAGGCGTTGGGCTTCGAGGTCGTGCACGTGCCCGCGATCGAAATCGGGCC
This window contains:
- the sat gene encoding sulfate adenylyltransferase — encoded protein: MTAIAAPSALRLGERHLGDVEMLRVGGYAPLTGFMTRADYTRVVDEMRLADGAPWSMPITLAVDDETAETVAEGGAVALLDQSDRVVGHLEVQEKFGYDKRREAQEVYRTTDEAHPGVAALYAQGDTLLGGPVRHAVEGPTGPFPDYRLTPDELKAEFENRGWRTVVGFQTRNPVHRAHEYIQKAALETVDGLLLHPLVGETKGDDVPADVRMRCYHVLLEKYYPLDRTILAVLPAAMRYAGPREAIFHALMRRNYGCTHFIVGRDHAGVGNYYGSYDAQHIFAEFDSNELGITPLFFEHAFWCRACNGMATTKTCPHEPSTRTFLSGTAVRDMLRANQALPVEFTRPEVAHELVAAYRRD
- the hemC gene encoding hydroxymethylbilane synthase, coding for MSGAAPSVLRVATRGTPLARAQTSLVVAALQRVHPRVQCETVVVRTAGDADTARPIADLGERGVFTKALQDALLEGRADVAVHSYKDLPTEPVPGLTIAAVPTRGDPREALVAGSARSLTDLEPGGTLGTGSPRRRAQALRQRPDLNIVPLRGSVGTRVAAQREGRIHATIMAVAGLQRAGLDAAISVVLESPDFLPAPAQAALAVEARTDRPEILALVAAIDDAAARAATTAERAFLHDLQGGCSLPAAALATVNGDELVLDTAVYVEDGWAVRTHRRGPAAEAAALGREAAAETVARGVT
- the cobA gene encoding uroporphyrinogen-III C-methyltransferase, which codes for MTAQPGTVHLVGAGPGDPGLITVRGRRILESADVVVFDRLVAPELLETARPDAMRVSAGKAPGGRGPSQARINAQIIEHARAGRSVCRLKGGDPFIFGRGAEEIADVAAAGIPWDVVPGVTSAVAAPAAAGIPLTHRDWASTATLVTGHEGKDKDGAPVDWAAVADASGTIVILMGVATLKSTCEQLIAAGRPSSEPVAVIERATWPDQRITLGTLADIAGTAERIGVSNPAVVVVGAVVRALPGGSE